One Cicer arietinum cultivar CDC Frontier isolate Library 1 chromosome 8, Cicar.CDCFrontier_v2.0, whole genome shotgun sequence DNA segment encodes these proteins:
- the LOC140919088 gene encoding uncharacterized protein, translated as MGYARLEQKIRKDTQADQPLGRHILWKEARVNKEGVVDNENVKKVVELCETIEQSSETQEGNKDTCRDILGKVFNVPEYSGRVRGKGFGVTPKSFFPQEKRQKPSNEEVLEKLRILSEQVALLVNTNKDKQLPVQLQPEIQMESETGSCNVGLKSIPEVLQKSYGISYNVKKFLRSLPSKWRPKITTIQETKDLNKLLMEELVSSLKSHDIELVAHKPKKKSNSLALQATENLEESKLED; from the exons atgggatatgcacgccttgaacaaaaaatt agaaaagacacccaagccgatcaacccttgggtcgtcatatcttatggaaggaagcgcgtgttaacaaagaaggagtggttgataatgaaaatgtcaagaaagttgtagaactttgt gaaactattgaacaaagttctgaaactcaagagggcaacaaggatacgtgcagggacattcttgggaaagtgtttaatgtccctgagtattccggtcgagtgagggggaaaggatttggcgtaactcccaaaagcttttttcctcaagagaagcgccaaaaaccttccaacgaggaagtattagagaagctcagaatcttatcggagcaagtggcactcttggtgaatacgaataaagacaagcaacttccggttcagctccaacctgaaatacaaatggagagtgaaaccgggagttgcaacgtcggtttgaagagtattcccgag GTTCTCCAAAAGAGTTACGGTATCTCTTACAACGTCAAAAAATTCCTCAGAAGTCTTCCCAGTAAATGGAGACCAAAGATAACAACAATTCAAGAGACTAAGGATCTAAACAAACTACTTATGGAAGAGTTGGTGAGTTCACTCAAATCCCATGACATTGAATTGGTTGCACATAAGcccaaaaagaagtcaaactcCTTAGCTCTACAAGCTACTGAAAACTTAGAGGAAAGCAAATTGGAAGATTAA
- the HSFB2C gene encoding heat stress transcription factor B-2a: MAPPLPPVENNGESTTASVLESQRSIPTPFLTKTYNLVEDQSIDDVISWNDDGSTFIVWNPTIFARDLLPKYFKHNNFSSFVRQLNTYGFRKVVPDRWEFSNEFFRRGDKRLLCEIQRRKISTPAPSPTSVSAAATAETATVAVPSPIPLTVIPTAMPIISPSNSGDEQVISSSSSPLRAPAELLDENERLRKENVLLNKELAEIKSLCNNIYTLMSSYANNNNNNNNQSDGGAQGSRESGMTAVKPLDLMPEEVKRGSGVKEMNPKLFGVAIGVKRTRENGCESGEDTLLRLHQPGSTDVKSEPLDCQYHRDNKQTPWLNRCRRANQSLCK, translated from the exons ATGGCTCCGCCGCTACCGCCGGTGGAAAATAACGGCGAATCTACCACAGCATCCGTCCTAGAGTCACAGAGATCTATTCCGACGCCGTTTCTCACAAAAACCTACAACCTCGTCGAAGATCAATCCATCGACGACGTTATTTCATGGAACGACGATGGATCCACCTTCATCGTTTGGAATCCCACCATTTTCGCTAGAGATTTGCTTCCTAAATATTTCAAACACAACAATTTCTCTAGCTTCGTTCGCCAACTCAATACctat GGATTTAGAAAAGTAGTACCTGATCGTTGGGAATTCTCGAACGAGTTTTTTCGAAGAGGTGATAAACGGCTTCTGTGCGAGATTCAACGCCGGAAGATCTCAACTCCGGCGCCTTCGCCGACGTCTGTTTCTGCTGCTGCAACGGCAGAAACCGCGACAGTTGCGGTTCCTTCCCCGATTCCGCTTACTGTAATACCTACTGCGATGCCGATTATATCACCATCGAACTCCGGTGATGAACAAGTAATATCCTCGAGCTCGTCGCCGTTGCGAGCGCCAGCGGAGCTTCTCGATGAGAACGAGAGATTAAGAAAAGAGAACGTACTTCTGAATAAGGAGCTCGCTGAGATTAAATCACTCTGCAACAATATTTACACTCTTATGTCAAGTTAtgcaaacaacaacaacaataataataaccaaTCGGACGGTGGCGCGCAAGGAAGTAGAGAGTCCGGGATGACAGCGGTGAAGCCTTTGGATTTGATGCCGGAGGAGGTTAAGCGAGGCTCCGGCGTGAAAGAGATGAATCCGAAGCTGTTTGGTGTTGCGATTGGAGTAAAACGAACAAGAGAAAACGGTTGTGAAAGTGGAGAAGATACACTGTTGAGGCTACATCAACCTGGTTCTACGGACGTGAAATCAGAGCCGTTGGATTGTCAGTATCATCGTGATAACAAGCAAACGCCGTGGTTGAACCGGTGTCGTAGAGCGAATCAGAGTTTATGTAAATGA